A single Bacillota bacterium DNA region contains:
- the minD gene encoding septum site-determining protein MinD: MGDVLVITSGKGGVGKTTTAANIGTSLAMMGYRVVLVDADIGLRNLDVVMGLENRIVYDLVDVAHGRCRLRQALIRDRRFESLFLLPAAQTKDKTAVTPEQVRELCQELERESDYVIVDCPAGIEQGFRNAIAGAHKAIVVTTPEVAAVRDADRIIGLLEASELRDPLLIINRIRPRMVKRGDMLDIEDIIEHLAIDLLGIVPEDETIIISTNRGEPAVLNVNSRAGAAYRNISRRIAGEEVPFMDLEADGSFMDRLKRILGLRTG; the protein is encoded by the coding sequence ATGGGGGATGTCTTGGTTATCACGTCAGGTAAGGGTGGGGTAGGGAAAACGACAACGGCCGCGAACATCGGTACATCTCTGGCAATGATGGGCTACCGGGTTGTCTTAGTGGATGCCGACATCGGACTGCGGAACCTCGATGTTGTCATGGGGCTGGAAAACCGGATTGTCTACGACCTTGTTGACGTTGCCCACGGCCGCTGTCGTTTGAGGCAGGCTTTAATCCGGGACCGGCGCTTCGAAAGCCTCTTTCTTTTGCCTGCTGCCCAGACCAAGGACAAGACTGCCGTGACTCCCGAGCAGGTCCGGGAACTCTGCCAGGAACTTGAGAGGGAAAGTGATTACGTGATTGTAGATTGCCCTGCCGGAATTGAGCAGGGGTTCCGCAACGCCATTGCAGGCGCGCACAAAGCGATTGTGGTGACGACCCCTGAAGTCGCGGCAGTAAGGGATGCGGACAGGATCATCGGCCTCCTGGAAGCCTCTGAATTGAGGGACCCCCTCCTGATCATCAACCGCATCCGGCCCCGGATGGTAAAGCGGGGGGATATGCTGGATATCGAAGACATTATCGAGCATCTGGCGATCGACCTCTTGGGGATCGTGCCTGAGGATGAAACGATTATCATCTCCACGAACCGGGGCGAACCGGCGGTGCTCAACGTTAATTCCCGGGCGGGAGCAGCCTACCGCAACATCTCGCGCCGGATCGCCGGTGAGGAGGTGCCGTTTATGGATTTAGAGGCGGATGGGAGTTTCATGGACCGGTTGAAGCGGATCCTTGGGCTCCGAACCGGTTGA
- the mreD gene encoding rod shape-determining protein MreD: MKKEVRLLLLFLAFFLSLIFQTTIIPFFQLRGVVPDLLLVLIVFTALFYGAGAGGAAGFAVGFARDLLVGRCYGLQALSGFVAGYAVGCLEGKVFKENPLVSLFLVFSGSLLSGLIFLVGRGITGHSFFSLSLVWRDLILGGLYNTLLAVFLFRPFTRLAAPPAPPGVDPVRLFLDYRG; this comes from the coding sequence ATGAAGAAAGAAGTACGGCTTCTCCTCTTGTTTCTTGCTTTTTTTCTTTCATTGATTTTTCAGACCACCATCATTCCTTTCTTTCAGTTAAGAGGGGTTGTTCCCGATCTGCTCCTGGTCTTGATTGTTTTTACTGCTCTCTTTTACGGAGCCGGGGCCGGGGGGGCGGCTGGTTTTGCGGTTGGGTTTGCCCGGGATCTCCTGGTGGGCCGGTGCTACGGCCTCCAGGCGCTCAGCGGATTTGTTGCTGGTTATGCCGTTGGTTGTCTGGAGGGAAAGGTTTTCAAAGAAAACCCGCTGGTTTCTCTTTTTCTCGTTTTTTCAGGGAGCCTGCTCTCCGGCCTGATTTTTCTCGTAGGACGGGGCATAACCGGCCACTCCTTCTTTTCGCTCTCTCTGGTCTGGCGTGATTTGATTCTGGGGGGCCTTTACAACACCCTCCTTGCGGTTTTTCTCTTTCGCCCCTTCACCCGGCTGGCAGCCCCTCCGGCCCCTCCCGGGGTGGACCCCGTGCGGCTGTTTCTGGATTACCGGGGGTGA
- the minC gene encoding septum site-determining protein MinC: MRELVKFRGNRDGLTVVLNSEGNFQAVLKELMEKLAAADGFLAGSAVSVDLGARDLQSEQLERLQEVFALNNLQLRRIITGPARKEEVPVREREVKRVGEEARQGRKKKKKHSKRHPYLGERMPESCEQKGGGEEGPGGGAEANQAAKDDIPVACYRAAPRGPRADIVSEEQTILVQRTIRSGQRVYYPGNIVVLGDVNPGAEVIAGGNIIVMGTFRGIAHAGALGDEKAVVAALRLEPSQLRIAGYITRAPEGDFSMPPHQPEIARVQDGIVIIEQYQPGYDRYSREQGKGGS; this comes from the coding sequence ATGAGAGAGCTGGTGAAGTTCAGGGGGAACCGTGACGGTCTCACGGTTGTCCTTAATTCCGAAGGCAATTTTCAGGCTGTTTTAAAGGAATTAATGGAGAAGCTCGCGGCGGCAGACGGCTTTCTTGCCGGGTCTGCGGTGAGCGTGGACCTCGGCGCCCGGGATCTTCAGTCAGAGCAGCTGGAGCGTTTGCAAGAGGTTTTTGCCCTGAACAACCTGCAGCTGCGGAGAATTATTACAGGGCCCGCACGAAAGGAAGAGGTGCCGGTGCGTGAGCGGGAGGTGAAAAGGGTGGGAGAGGAAGCGCGGCAGGGCCGGAAAAAGAAAAAAAAGCACAGCAAGCGGCATCCTTACCTGGGAGAAAGGATGCCTGAAAGCTGCGAGCAAAAGGGAGGGGGTGAAGAGGGCCCGGGAGGGGGCGCAGAGGCAAACCAGGCCGCAAAGGATGACATCCCTGTAGCCTGCTACCGGGCGGCACCCCGGGGTCCCCGTGCCGACATCGTTTCGGAGGAGCAGACAATACTCGTCCAGCGGACGATCCGTTCCGGGCAGCGGGTGTATTACCCGGGAAATATCGTGGTGCTCGGCGACGTGAACCCCGGGGCAGAGGTGATCGCGGGAGGAAACATTATTGTCATGGGCACCTTCCGGGGGATTGCCCACGCCGGAGCGCTGGGGGACGAGAAAGCGGTGGTTGCGGCCCTTCGACTCGAACCTTCCCAGCTCCGGATCGCAGGTTATATCACACGCGCCCCTGAGGGTGATTTTTCAATGCCGCCCCATCAACCCGAGATTGCCCGCGTTCAGGACGGAATTGTAATCATCGAGCAGTACCAGCCCGGTTATGATCGGTATTCAAGGGAACAAGGTAAAGGGGGATCTTAA
- a CDS encoding TIGR03960 family B12-binding radical SAM protein — translation MLEQILTGEVFPRLKKPARYLGTEWNAVKKNWNEVAVKMAFAFPDLYEVGMSHLGLHILYGLVNAQPDYLMERVFAPARDLEEELRRRGLPLFSLESHRPLADFDVIGFTLQYELTFTNFLNMLDLAGIPLLAGERTGFHPLVIGGGPVAFNPEPVAPFFDALVIGEGEEALLEVLEVVKRAKEGGFTEKREALLEKLAEVPGVYVPGFYRVEYTPEGRVSRLEPVHPKAPPRVRRRLLRDLDAAYYPAAPVVPLAEAVHERGMLEVFRGCTRGCRFCQAGMIYRPVRERTPEALLRQAGEILKNTGYEEISLVSLSTLDYSGLGDFLPLLREKCGPSRTGISLPSLRVDSFSVGVARGLPGERRKSLTFAPEAGTQRLRNVINKGVTEADFLEAVRTAFEAGWSAVKLYFMVGLPTEEQADLEGIGDLVRKTRRIAQEVFRGRKKVRLAVSASSFVPKAHTPFQWEGQLPRAALEERHRFLRSLVRKSGAVYHWHQIEMSFLEAVFARGDRRLAPVLVEAWRRGCRFDGWTENFRFPLWEESFRAVGLDPEFYAGRRIAYDETLPWDLIDSGIEKDFLVREHRRALAGLPTPDCRDDACAGCGVCFAFGVAPVLTGRTGRVEAREAGTEDRG, via the coding sequence ATGCTGGAACAGATCCTGACAGGCGAGGTCTTCCCCCGCCTCAAGAAGCCTGCCCGCTATTTGGGGACGGAGTGGAATGCGGTGAAAAAGAACTGGAACGAGGTCGCGGTAAAAATGGCCTTTGCCTTTCCGGACCTGTACGAGGTGGGGATGTCCCATTTAGGGCTTCACATTCTGTACGGACTGGTTAATGCGCAGCCGGACTACCTGATGGAACGGGTCTTTGCGCCGGCGCGAGACCTGGAGGAGGAATTAAGACGGCGCGGCCTCCCCCTGTTCAGCCTGGAGTCCCACCGCCCCCTGGCAGACTTTGATGTAATTGGTTTTACCCTGCAGTACGAACTGACCTTCACCAACTTTTTGAATATGCTGGACCTTGCAGGCATTCCCCTGCTTGCAGGTGAGCGCACCGGCTTCCACCCGCTGGTGATCGGAGGGGGGCCTGTTGCCTTCAATCCGGAGCCGGTTGCCCCGTTTTTCGACGCCCTGGTGATCGGAGAAGGGGAAGAGGCCCTCCTGGAGGTCCTGGAGGTGGTGAAGAGGGCCAAAGAAGGCGGTTTCACGGAGAAGCGGGAGGCCCTTTTAGAGAAGCTCGCGGAGGTCCCGGGCGTCTACGTACCCGGTTTCTACAGGGTTGAGTACACGCCGGAGGGGAGGGTTTCCAGGCTTGAGCCGGTGCACCCCAAGGCGCCCCCCCGCGTCAGGCGGCGCCTTTTGCGGGACCTGGACGCCGCCTACTACCCGGCCGCACCCGTGGTTCCCCTCGCGGAGGCGGTGCACGAGCGGGGCATGCTCGAAGTTTTCCGGGGGTGCACAAGGGGGTGCCGCTTTTGCCAGGCCGGGATGATTTACCGCCCTGTGAGGGAGCGGACCCCGGAGGCCCTGCTCCGCCAGGCGGGGGAGATCTTGAAGAACACCGGCTACGAGGAAATTTCTCTTGTTTCTTTAAGCACCCTTGATTACAGTGGTTTAGGAGATTTTCTGCCCCTTTTGCGGGAGAAGTGCGGCCCGTCCCGCACGGGGATTTCCCTGCCCTCGCTCCGGGTAGACTCTTTCAGTGTGGGGGTTGCCCGCGGCCTTCCGGGAGAGAGAAGGAAGAGTCTGACTTTTGCCCCGGAGGCGGGGACCCAGCGGCTCAGAAACGTGATCAACAAAGGGGTTACCGAGGCCGATTTTCTGGAGGCGGTGAGAACCGCTTTTGAGGCCGGGTGGTCCGCGGTCAAGCTCTATTTTATGGTGGGCCTCCCCACCGAGGAGCAGGCGGACCTTGAAGGGATCGGGGATCTTGTTCGAAAGACGCGCCGGATCGCGCAGGAGGTCTTTAGGGGGAGGAAAAAGGTTCGGCTTGCGGTCAGCGCCTCATCCTTTGTGCCGAAAGCCCATACCCCCTTTCAGTGGGAGGGGCAGCTGCCCCGCGCCGCTTTAGAGGAAAGGCACCGGTTCCTGCGAAGCCTCGTCCGGAAGAGCGGGGCCGTCTACCACTGGCACCAGATCGAAATGAGCTTCCTGGAAGCCGTTTTCGCGCGGGGGGACCGCAGGCTCGCCCCGGTTCTGGTGGAGGCGTGGCGCCGGGGCTGCAGGTTTGACGGGTGGACGGAAAACTTCCGCTTCCCGCTGTGGGAGGAAAGCTTCCGGGCGGTTGGCCTCGATCCCGAATTCTACGCCGGACGCCGGATCGCCTACGATGAAACCCTCCCCTGGGATTTAATCGACTCCGGAATTGAAAAGGATTTTCTGGTGCGGGAGCACAGGCGGGCGCTTGCCGGGCTCCCGACCCCGGACTGCCGTGACGACGCCTGTGCAGGGTGCGGGGTTTGCTTTGCGTTTGGCGTGGCTCCTGTTTTGACAGGAAGAACCGGGCGAGTCGAAGCCCGGGAGGCAGGAACGGAAGACAGGGGATGA
- the minE gene encoding cell division topological specificity factor MinE, translated as MLELLQRVFGREASRPSKHLAKERLRLVLMHDRLDVSPQLLEHLRADLLKVVTEYLVIDEAATEISLHRGQGSVALVANIPVLKMKRLPPQQH; from the coding sequence ATGCTGGAGCTTTTGCAGCGGGTGTTCGGGAGGGAGGCCTCCCGGCCGAGCAAGCATCTTGCAAAGGAGCGGCTTCGCCTTGTGCTCATGCACGACCGCCTGGATGTTTCTCCTCAGCTGCTGGAGCACCTGCGCGCCGACCTCCTGAAAGTTGTCACAGAATACCTGGTAATTGATGAAGCGGCAACGGAAATCAGCCTCCACCGCGGCCAGGGGAGCGTTGCTCTGGTTGCAAATATCCCGGTCCTCAAGATGAAGCGGCTCCCTCCCCAGCAGCATTGA
- a CDS encoding M23 family metallopeptidase: MRRVKSFFCRSLFALLICGLIWGLAQGKGSPARLVRQGVEYLLTEDFTKNHDFSTLAARARAAWLRRGLEVQVSEPRPVSGSPARLPDLPVTGRLVRGFGWQEDRSGWPRFHEGVELAVPKEALVRAVLPGRVIRVAEVEGLGKVVIIEHEGGISGLYGRLGRIGVRLGQEVVQGQVIGTAGGTLFRFELRQGNRLVDPILQLQHRP; this comes from the coding sequence GTGAGGAGAGTCAAAAGCTTTTTTTGCCGGAGCCTTTTCGCCCTGCTGATCTGCGGGCTGATCTGGGGGCTTGCCCAGGGGAAGGGGAGCCCTGCCCGCCTCGTCCGGCAGGGGGTGGAATATCTCCTGACGGAGGACTTCACAAAGAATCATGATTTTTCCACCCTTGCGGCCCGCGCCAGGGCGGCCTGGTTGCGCCGGGGCCTGGAAGTCCAGGTTTCTGAGCCGCGCCCGGTGAGCGGGAGTCCGGCGCGGCTGCCTGATCTTCCGGTTACGGGGCGCCTTGTCCGGGGATTCGGCTGGCAGGAAGACAGAAGCGGCTGGCCGCGGTTTCACGAGGGGGTCGAGCTGGCGGTTCCGAAGGAGGCTCTTGTGCGAGCCGTCCTGCCCGGCCGGGTGATCCGGGTCGCGGAGGTGGAAGGGTTGGGGAAAGTGGTGATTATCGAGCACGAGGGCGGGATCTCCGGTCTTTACGGAAGGCTCGGCAGGATCGGGGTGCGCCTCGGGCAGGAAGTGGTGCAGGGCCAGGTGATCGGCACTGCAGGAGGCACCCTTTTTCGCTTTGAACTGCGGCAGGGAAACCGGCTGGTGGACCCGATCCTCCAGCTCCAGCACCGGCCGTAG
- a CDS encoding rod shape-determining protein, which translates to MFFARDLGIDLGTANTLVHVRGKGIVLMEPSVVAIQRDTGEILAVGEEARQMIGRTPGNIVAIRPLKDGVIADFDITQSMLRYFISRALQRRTFFVRPRVVIAVPTGVTAVEERAVREAALQAGAKEAFLIEEPMAAAIGAGLPVYDPTGNMIVDIGGGTTEVAVISLGGIVTSRSIRVAGDEMDEAIVQHIKRTYNLMIGERTAEDIKIKIGSAVWNGDQRTYEVRGRDLITGLPKTVTITAEEVYKALSETVASIIEAIKVCLEKTPPELAADIMDRGIVLAGGGSLLQHLDTLVSEETGIPVFLAEEPLYAVALGTGKVLENIEVLRRILLPSKRLSS; encoded by the coding sequence GTGTTCTTTGCAAGGGATCTCGGAATTGATTTGGGAACCGCAAACACGCTTGTTCACGTAAGGGGAAAAGGAATCGTACTCATGGAGCCTTCTGTTGTGGCAATTCAGCGGGATACAGGCGAGATCCTGGCCGTTGGTGAAGAGGCAAGGCAAATGATCGGGCGCACGCCGGGCAACATCGTTGCCATCAGGCCCCTGAAAGATGGTGTGATTGCGGATTTCGATATCACCCAGAGCATGCTCCGTTATTTCATCAGCCGTGCTCTGCAGAGGCGCACCTTTTTCGTGCGCCCCAGGGTGGTGATTGCAGTGCCGACGGGGGTGACGGCTGTTGAGGAGCGGGCCGTCAGGGAGGCGGCCTTGCAGGCCGGGGCGAAGGAGGCCTTTCTGATCGAGGAGCCGATGGCTGCAGCAATCGGGGCCGGCCTTCCTGTCTACGACCCCACCGGGAACATGATTGTGGACATCGGAGGGGGAACAACTGAGGTTGCGGTGATTTCCCTCGGGGGGATTGTCACCAGCAGGTCGATCCGGGTGGCAGGGGACGAGATGGATGAAGCAATTGTCCAGCACATCAAGCGCACATACAACCTGATGATCGGGGAAAGAACCGCTGAGGATATCAAGATCAAAATCGGGTCGGCAGTCTGGAACGGGGACCAGCGAACCTACGAGGTGCGGGGGCGGGATCTGATAACAGGGCTGCCCAAAACGGTAACGATTACGGCCGAAGAGGTTTACAAGGCTCTGTCCGAGACCGTGGCAAGCATCATTGAGGCAATTAAAGTCTGCCTCGAAAAGACTCCACCCGAGCTGGCGGCAGATATCATGGACCGGGGGATCGTGCTTGCCGGGGGAGGATCTCTCCTGCAGCACCTGGACACCCTGGTCAGCGAGGAGACGGGAATCCCTGTTTTTCTGGCCGAGGAGCCTTTGTACGCGGTTGCCCTGGGCACCGGGAAGGTTCTGGAAAACATCGAAGTTTTGCGGCGCATTCTTTTGCCCTCCAAAAGGTTGAGTAGTTAG
- the mrdA gene encoding penicillin-binding protein 2 produces MMVDRRLEGKYRFFRGLIIAVFAVLGLRLAALQLLEAPVYRTKAELNQFRFLPIRAPRGDIVDRNGKVLAGSKIVNTVSLVRQQSDSRELEQTISSLAAVLSDTYPEIDAAYIRRLLAEHKGRPYEPVVIKRDIPMEVVSRLEERRAELPGVVIGKEIVRFYPEGALASHVLGYVGEISASELERLREEKYKLGDLIGKFGLEARYEKYLRGQDGFQQVEVDVRGRPIPHKDLITVPPKQGNRLVLTIDYDLQKTLEASMDRVLAELRKKGHPAKAGAAVVLDVRSGAVLAMASRPGFDPNRLVPPVSVSAVREYLNPPPGEEPTMVNRAISSRYPPGSTFKPITGMAALEAGKISLQELVTCKGSYWLKPFTGCWQVHGPVNFFRAMAVSCNVFFIEAGRRAGAELMARVAREFGLDAPTGVDLPGEVAGNLPSPAKKRAENWPKRERWYREEQARLEEKYQGLLAGAETSAERERILARKRDEERQLRDLYQMKGFYVNWQPFETFNMAIGQGESEFTPLELASYVAALANDGKRMRPYLVQRIEDRQGRVVARFGPHVVHRVSVSRQTMETVREAMTRVTAPGGTASWLFSDFPVKVAAKTGTAQSGRKLGGRELYHGVFVAFAPAEEPEIAFAGVIEYGYHGSESAGIVAKDVFTEYFGLKEQEAGTGEEREAAPPAVQPRRSAPPAYQAAPGERTPAPPPAGGEPSPGPGEPPPAEQQPSGSGEQPGESGGIAPPDGSAGSQDQPPDGSAPPNPPG; encoded by the coding sequence GTGATGGTGGACCGCCGGCTTGAGGGGAAGTACAGGTTTTTCAGGGGGCTGATTATCGCCGTCTTTGCAGTTTTGGGCCTGCGCCTGGCGGCCCTCCAGCTGCTGGAAGCCCCTGTTTACAGGACCAAGGCGGAACTTAACCAGTTTCGCTTTTTGCCCATCCGCGCTCCCCGCGGGGATATTGTGGACCGGAACGGCAAGGTTCTGGCGGGGAGCAAAATCGTCAACACAGTTTCCCTGGTCCGGCAGCAGAGCGACTCTCGGGAGCTGGAGCAGACGATTTCCAGCCTGGCGGCTGTTTTAAGCGATACCTACCCCGAGATCGACGCCGCCTACATCAGAAGGCTTCTTGCGGAGCACAAAGGGCGCCCCTACGAGCCGGTTGTGATCAAGCGGGACATCCCGATGGAAGTGGTTTCGCGGCTGGAAGAAAGGCGGGCGGAACTCCCGGGAGTTGTCATCGGGAAAGAGATCGTACGTTTTTACCCTGAGGGGGCACTGGCCAGCCACGTCCTGGGCTACGTGGGGGAGATCAGCGCTTCAGAGCTGGAAAGGCTGCGGGAAGAGAAATACAAATTGGGGGACCTGATCGGGAAGTTTGGCCTGGAAGCCCGGTACGAAAAGTACCTGAGGGGCCAGGACGGATTTCAGCAGGTGGAGGTGGACGTGCGGGGGAGGCCGATCCCCCATAAAGACCTGATTACGGTCCCTCCCAAGCAGGGGAACCGCCTCGTCCTGACCATTGATTATGACCTCCAGAAAACCCTTGAGGCGAGCATGGACAGGGTGCTTGCCGAACTGCGCAAGAAGGGGCACCCTGCAAAGGCGGGGGCTGCGGTCGTTCTGGACGTCCGCTCCGGTGCGGTTCTGGCAATGGCGAGCCGGCCTGGCTTCGATCCCAACAGGCTTGTTCCCCCGGTTTCGGTTTCCGCCGTGCGGGAGTACCTCAACCCCCCTCCGGGTGAGGAGCCGACGATGGTCAACCGGGCGATCAGCAGCCGGTACCCCCCCGGTTCGACCTTCAAGCCCATCACCGGGATGGCGGCCCTGGAAGCGGGAAAGATTTCGCTCCAGGAGCTGGTTACCTGCAAGGGTTCTTACTGGCTGAAGCCTTTTACGGGGTGCTGGCAGGTTCACGGCCCGGTGAACTTTTTCCGGGCGATGGCCGTTTCCTGCAACGTTTTCTTCATCGAGGCGGGGCGCCGGGCGGGTGCCGAGCTGATGGCAAGGGTCGCCCGCGAATTCGGCCTGGACGCGCCCACCGGAGTCGATCTTCCCGGAGAGGTGGCGGGCAATTTGCCGAGCCCTGCAAAGAAACGCGCCGAAAACTGGCCGAAAAGGGAGAGGTGGTACCGGGAGGAGCAGGCCAGGCTGGAAGAGAAGTATCAGGGCCTGCTTGCCGGGGCGGAAACTTCCGCAGAAAGGGAGCGGATTCTTGCCCGGAAGCGGGACGAAGAGCGGCAGCTGCGCGACCTTTACCAGATGAAAGGCTTTTATGTGAACTGGCAGCCCTTCGAGACCTTCAATATGGCCATTGGACAGGGGGAAAGCGAGTTTACGCCGCTGGAGCTGGCGAGCTACGTGGCGGCCCTCGCCAACGACGGGAAGCGGATGCGCCCCTACCTGGTGCAGCGGATCGAGGACCGCCAGGGGAGGGTCGTCGCCCGGTTCGGGCCACACGTCGTGCACAGGGTGAGCGTTTCCAGGCAAACGATGGAAACCGTCAGGGAGGCGATGACGCGGGTCACCGCACCCGGGGGCACCGCCTCCTGGCTTTTTTCCGATTTCCCCGTGAAGGTTGCGGCCAAGACAGGGACTGCCCAGTCCGGCAGGAAGCTTGGCGGGCGCGAGCTCTACCACGGTGTTTTTGTTGCCTTTGCCCCTGCGGAGGAGCCGGAGATCGCTTTTGCGGGGGTCATCGAGTACGGGTACCACGGTTCGGAATCGGCGGGTATCGTGGCAAAGGATGTTTTCACGGAGTATTTCGGCCTCAAGGAACAGGAGGCAGGTACAGGTGAAGAAAGGGAAGCAGCGCCGCCGGCTGTGCAGCCCCGGCGCTCTGCTCCTCCGGCTTACCAGGCGGCTCCCGGCGAAAGGACTCCTGCGCCGCCCCCTGCGGGGGGCGAGCCCTCTCCCGGACCCGGCGAACCGCCTCCTGCGGAGCAGCAGCCTTCTGGATCCGGGGAGCAGCCTGGAGAATCTGGCGGGATTGCACCGCCTGACGGGAGCGCCGGGAGCCAGGATCAGCCGCCCGATGGCAGCGCGCCCCCGAATCCGCCCGGATAG
- the mreC gene encoding rod shape-determining protein MreC, whose protein sequence is MHRLPLRKEIVILASIIVLCLGLARFTANFSGGPAADLLQEILAPLQSGVMRVWSGAGSLFDFLARARRLQEENSLLRQRVRELTWENNRLREYVYENRRLLRLLDFKERNARQFTLLGARVISRSPSTWYSTLVVDRGSTDGVRENQVVVSDAGLVGRVASVSSHTARVLLILDLEGAVGAMVQENRTVGVVEGSKDEPGLLRMVHLPYDVKLRKGQVVITSGLGGVFPPGIPIGEILRVEDEGSELDKYALVRPYVDFNRLEELFIITEIRSVPEPVLQEENAAGPRQTVHRSEGREDLRGET, encoded by the coding sequence TTGCACCGGCTGCCCTTACGCAAGGAGATCGTCATTCTTGCCAGCATCATCGTCCTCTGCCTGGGCCTTGCCCGCTTTACAGCAAATTTTTCCGGGGGGCCGGCGGCCGATCTCCTTCAGGAGATTCTGGCACCGCTTCAAAGCGGAGTGATGCGCGTCTGGAGCGGGGCGGGTTCCCTTTTCGATTTTTTGGCGCGGGCGCGCCGCCTGCAGGAGGAAAATTCCCTTTTGAGGCAGCGGGTGCGGGAGCTGACCTGGGAAAATAACCGCCTGCGGGAATACGTCTACGAGAACCGGAGGCTGCTGCGGCTCCTCGATTTCAAAGAACGGAACGCCCGGCAGTTCACCCTTTTGGGGGCGCGGGTGATCAGCCGCTCTCCGAGCACCTGGTACAGCACCCTGGTGGTGGACAGGGGAAGCACTGACGGGGTTCGGGAGAATCAGGTGGTTGTTTCCGATGCCGGCCTTGTGGGGAGGGTCGCCTCCGTCTCTTCCCACACCGCCCGGGTGCTCCTGATCCTCGACCTGGAGGGGGCGGTTGGTGCGATGGTACAGGAAAACCGCACCGTAGGTGTTGTCGAGGGGAGCAAAGACGAGCCGGGCCTCCTGAGGATGGTCCACCTCCCCTATGATGTAAAATTAAGAAAGGGGCAGGTTGTCATCACTTCAGGACTGGGAGGGGTCTTCCCCCCGGGCATACCCATCGGAGAGATCCTCCGGGTGGAGGACGAGGGAAGCGAGCTTGACAAATACGCCCTCGTGCGCCCCTATGTGGATTTTAACCGCCTTGAAGAGCTTTTCATCATTACTGAAATCCGCAGTGTTCCGGAGCCGGTCCTGCAGGAGGAAAACGCGGCAGGACCCCGGCAGACTGTACACCGCTCCGAAGGCCGTGAGGATTTACGGGGGGAAACATGA
- the rodA gene encoding rod shape-determining protein RodA — MLNRRLLKSLDYTFLFVVLLILGLSLLILSSATANIGTDPLFYVKKQILWIGLGLVAVFVMLSFDYAKLLRFERVIYGLVIVSLAAVLFIGHASRGARQWISLGPFLLQPSEFGKILMVVCFASYLVRRQGELQRFRDLLPCFLYFSAPLLLVLAQPDLGTGLVFVAILFGMLFLAGARPLLLFGLLGGGLAAFALALALHFSPLHLPLPLKEYQIARLVVFINPYRDPQGAGYHIIQSLVAIGSGGPWGKGLYRGSQVQLNFLPEHHTDFIFSVVGEELGFVGASFLLFLYFNLLNRTLQVAFQSRDLFGRLLAGGIVSMWLFHILENIGMTIGLMPITGIPLPFLSYGGSFMLTNMIALGLILNVHMRREKILF; from the coding sequence ATGCTGAACCGGCGCCTGCTTAAGAGCCTTGATTACACCTTTCTTTTTGTAGTCCTCCTGATCCTGGGGCTGAGCCTTTTAATTTTAAGCAGTGCCACCGCGAACATCGGGACCGATCCCCTTTTTTACGTCAAGAAGCAGATCCTGTGGATCGGCCTGGGCCTGGTTGCGGTGTTCGTGATGCTTTCTTTTGATTACGCGAAACTTTTGCGCTTTGAGCGCGTTATTTACGGACTTGTGATCGTTTCCCTGGCTGCCGTCCTCTTCATCGGGCATGCTTCGCGCGGGGCGCGGCAGTGGATCTCCCTGGGCCCCTTTCTCCTGCAGCCCTCAGAATTCGGCAAAATCCTGATGGTAGTTTGTTTTGCTTCTTATCTTGTCAGGCGCCAGGGGGAACTCCAGCGCTTCCGGGATCTCCTTCCCTGCTTTCTCTATTTTTCGGCGCCCCTGCTGCTGGTGCTTGCCCAGCCCGACCTGGGGACGGGACTGGTTTTTGTCGCCATTCTGTTCGGAATGCTTTTTCTTGCGGGAGCGCGGCCGCTTCTGCTTTTCGGTCTGCTGGGCGGGGGTTTGGCCGCGTTTGCGCTCGCCCTTGCCCTTCACTTTTCTCCTCTCCATCTTCCCCTTCCTTTAAAGGAATATCAGATCGCGCGCCTTGTCGTTTTCATTAACCCTTACCGGGACCCGCAGGGGGCGGGCTACCACATCATTCAGTCCCTGGTGGCGATCGGTTCCGGCGGGCCCTGGGGAAAGGGTTTGTACCGGGGCTCCCAGGTGCAGCTGAATTTCTTACCGGAACACCACACAGACTTTATTTTTTCCGTTGTCGGAGAAGAACTCGGTTTTGTGGGGGCGAGCTTCCTGCTTTTTCTTTACTTCAACCTCCTCAACCGGACGCTTCAGGTTGCCTTTCAGTCCCGCGACCTTTTCGGAAGGCTACTTGCGGGAGGGATCGTTTCGATGTGGTTGTTCCATATCTTGGAAAATATCGGGATGACCATCGGCCTGATGCCGATCACCGGGATCCCCCTGCCTTTCCTGAGCTACGGCGGCAGCTTTATGCTGACGAATATGATTGCGCTGGGACTGATTCTCAACGTTCACATGAGAAGGGAGAAAATCCTTTTTTAG